TAAAATAATTTCGCCTTGCAGAAATATATATGCGGGTATTACTGGTTATTCCTTAACAGGAATTATTGTGAGGTAGTTTTTTGGTGGATTGAATACTCTTCATTTATTTATGAACTGCTTCAGGTAAGGCATCTCCTCGCTTATCACGTGCTTTGAGGTGTGCATCTTTCTTGCCATTTCGGCTAGTTCTTCCTGCTCCTCAGCGGACTTTTTAGCGCCGCCCATCTTTGTGACATATGTCGGAAAGCCATAGGGGATGTATTTCTGGTACATTTCCTTTTTCGAGAGGGCGACGCCAATCGTTATGAAGTCAATGTAATATTTTAAGAGGTTCCAGTCCTGGCGCTTCATAATCCTTTTCCGGTAGATATCGGCCAAGGCAAGCCACTCAAGCGCTTTCCTAAGGTCTTCACCTGCGTACTCCCGGCAGGCATTTTCCTCAATCCACCAGAACAAGTCTTCAGGCGACCGGTCCATCCGTTTGACAACGCTTTTTACCACGTCAATTTTCCTGGTTTTCAGTATCACCTTCACTAGGTCAAAAATGTTTTCCTCAGTATCGCGTTCGGAGAGGTACGAGAGGTCAAGGAGTTTTCCCTCGACAATTAAGCTTTCCATGTCATTTACCGCAGAGCGGACGCTTCCGTTTGACCTCTGGGCAATTCCCTTCAGGGTCTGCTCGTCGCACTCAGCTCCTTCCTTCTGGCAGATTTCCCTCAGGTGCTTAGCAATAGACAGGTAATTTATTTTTGTAAATGGCACTAAAAGGACATAGCTTCTCA
The DNA window shown above is from Candidatus Aenigmatarchaeota archaeon and carries:
- a CDS encoding replication factor C large subunit, whose protein sequence is MSLLEKYRSLDLRQFIGNSKAVQDVLMNISKKPILLHGAPGVGKTLLAHLVAKKLNYDLYEVNASDYRDQESMKRLANIAKQTTLFGKKRLILVDEVDGMSGTDRGGITELIKVLKDHACPTILTANDAYDKKLQSLRSYVLLVPFTKINYLSIAKHLREICQKEGAECDEQTLKGIAQRSNGSVRSAVNDMESLIVEGKLLDLSYLSERDTEENIFDLVKVILKTRKIDVVKSVVKRMDRSPEDLFWWIEENACREYAGEDLRKALEWLALADIYRKRIMKRQDWNLLKYYIDFITIGVALSKKEMYQKYIPYGFPTYVTKMGGAKKSAEEQEELAEMARKMHTSKHVISEEMPYLKQFINK